A window from Opitutia bacterium ISCC 52 encodes these proteins:
- a CDS encoding DUF4202 domain-containing protein has product MNFSPFIRATIVVVCLPVSMNLSDKFEGAVAEFDRMNAQDPKQREVNGEQIPYEVFFADCMTRWILRLNPEASEVVQLAARCQHLCRWEIPRKSYPEGRVGYLTWRKDLKSFHAEKSVEVLGKLGYEDSVLERVRAINLKQGLGKDPEVQLVEDALCMVFLEQQFDDLIAKTEEAKMVSIIQKTWVKMSEQAQQEALKLKLSEEGARLIGLALS; this is encoded by the coding sequence ATGAACTTCTCTCCTTTTATACGTGCCACAATCGTAGTGGTTTGTTTGCCTGTTTCGATGAATTTATCGGATAAGTTTGAGGGAGCGGTAGCTGAATTCGACAGAATGAATGCTCAGGACCCCAAGCAGCGTGAAGTAAATGGAGAGCAAATACCTTACGAAGTATTTTTTGCTGATTGTATGACGCGTTGGATTCTCAGATTGAATCCCGAAGCATCTGAGGTCGTGCAGCTGGCGGCTCGTTGTCAGCATCTTTGTCGTTGGGAGATTCCTCGTAAGAGTTATCCAGAAGGTCGAGTGGGTTACTTAACCTGGCGGAAGGATCTAAAGAGCTTCCATGCTGAGAAGAGCGTCGAAGTACTTGGTAAGCTTGGCTATGAGGACTCAGTACTTGAGCGAGTGCGTGCTATAAACTTGAAGCAAGGTCTGGGGAAGGATCCCGAGGTTCAATTGGTTGAAGATGCCTTATGTATGGTTTTTCTGGAGCAACAGTTCGATGACCTGATTGCCAAAACAGAAGAAGCCAAAATGGTTTCCATTATTCAAAAGACCTGGGTAAAAATGTCTGAGCAGGCTCAACAAGAAGCCTTAAAGCTAAAACTCAGCGAAGAGGGTGCTCGTTTGATTGGATTGGCGTTGAGCTAA